The Sphingomonas carotinifaciens genomic sequence TCGATGTCGCGTATAACCACCGCTTCGGTGCCGACGATCGCCTGGCGCTGCGTGCGGTGGGCACCTGGGTGCGCAACCGGACGGATTATCCCTACCTCGACAATCCGCAGCAACCCGAGCGGATCAAGGGCGAGTTGGGCGATCCGATCTGGAACGTGAACGTCTCGGCCGACTATACCCACAAGAACTGGACGCTCGGCTACCAGGTCCGCTACATCGGACGCCAGTCGATCACTGACTGGGAGGCCCAGCACGACACCAACGGCGTGCCGGCCCTCGACCCCTATTATGCCGATGTCGTCTACTATCCGCGCGTCTTCTACCACGCCATCCGCGCCTCCGTGGACGTCAACGACCGCTTTCGCTTCTACGGCGGCGTCGACAACCTCACCGACAAGAAGCCCCCCTACGGGCTGCTCGGCAACGGTAACGACGCCATCTTCGACAATATCGGCCGCTTCATGTACGTCGGCGTGTCGGTGAAGATGTAACTCCGCACCTCCTTCGATGGGCGGACGAGAGAGCCGGTCGGACCATGCGTCCGGCCGGCTCTTCTTTTCGGGTCGCACTGCGCATCGGCTTTCGCTGGCGGCGTTTATCGGTTTACATGCCGGCCGCCATGACTCGCCTCCGCCCTTCACGCCGCGCATGATCGTTCTCGACACGGTCCAGGCGTTGGCATTGGGGGCGGTCATCTGCCTCCTGCTGCTGGGATCGGCGGCGATGATCTATTTCGGCACCGCCGCCCGGACGACCGCACGGCGGCGGGCGGGCGAGATGGCGCATGCCGCGGCGCTGCTCCGTTCCGCGCCCGCGCTGCCCATGCTGGTGCGTGCCGACGGCCGGGTGGAGATGAGCGCACGGCTCGCCGACTGGCTGGGCTTTTCGGAGGTGCCGCGTTTCCTGGCCGAGCTGGTCGGCGAGGGGGTCGGACTATCGGCGCAGGACGGTGCGTTGCTCACCGCCGATGTCGGCGCGGCACAGCGTGGGGGACGCAGCTTCACCCGCGCGCTGCGTCCGCAGGGCTCGGGCCGGTCGCTGGTGCTGAAGGGTGCCCGTGCACCGCTGGAACTGGGCGCGAACGGCAGCGTCGTTGTCTGGGCGTTTGATGGCACGGAGAGCGAGGCGGAGATCGCGCGGCTGGGCGGAGAGGCGGCGCGGCTGGGGGGCGCGTTCGAGGCGCTGACCGGGCTGATCGAGGCGGCGCCGCTGCCGATGTGGTACCGCGAGGCGGATCTGCGCCTGACCATGGTCAACAGTGCTTATGTCGATGCGGTCGAAGGGCGCGATGCCGCCGATGTCGTGTCGCGCGGCCTGGAGCTGGTGGAAGGATCGGGGCGGGGCGGCCCGCTTGCCGGGGCTGCGGCCGCGCGCGACAAGGGGCGGCCGCACGAGCAGATCCTGCCCGCCACGATCGACGGCGCCCGCCGCTCGCTGCGCATCTACGACGTGCCGCTGCCCACCGGCGGGATCGCGGGCTTTGCGATCGATATCGAGGATCTTGAACAGTCGCGCGCCGGCGCCAAGCGCTTTGCCGAGGCGCAGCGCGCCATGCTGGATCGCCTGTCGGCCGCCGTGGCGCAGTTCGGACCAGACCGCGGTCTCGTCTTCTGTAACCAGCCGTTTCGGCGCATGTTCGCGATGCGCAGCGAATGGCTGGCCGACCGGCCCGAATTCGACCGGGTGCTGGAGCGGATGCGCGAGGCCAAGCGCCTGCCCGAAGTGCGCGACTTTCCCGGCTGGCGCACCGAGCGTCACGAATGGTTCCGTCAGACCGAGGGCGCGATCGAGGAACATTGGCACCTGTCGGGCGGCATCCACCTGCGCGTCGTGGCGCAGGCGCTGCCCGATGGCGGCCTGTTGCTGATCTTCGAGGATCGCACCGAGCAGGTGCAGCTCGCCTCCGCCCGCGACACGTTGCTGCGCGTACGCTCCGCCACCTTCGACAATCTGTTCGAGGCGCTGGGCGTGTTCGCCGCCGATGGCCGGTTGCAGTTGTGGAACAACCGCTTCCGCAGCCTGTGGGATGTCGAGGAAGAGTTTCTGGCGGCGCATCCGCGGGTCGACGCGCTGGCCGCCAAGATCGCGAACAAGCTGATGACGCCGAACCGCGCCGAACTCATGCCGGAACTGGTCCGCTCCGCCACCCAGGACCGGCAGCAGCGCGGTGGGCGCGTCGCCTTCGCCGATGGCCGGCATTTCGAGTTCGCCGGCGTGCCGCTGCCCGATGGCAACGCATTGTTCACCATGCTGGACATCACCGACAGCCGCCGCGCCGAACAGGCGCTGCGCGACCGGGCGGATGCGCTGGAAGCGGCGGACAAGGTGAAGACCGCCTTTGTCGCGAACATGAGCTACGAGTTGCGCACGCCCCTGACCTCGATCAGCGGCTTCGCGGAAATGCTCCACGGCGGCTATGCCGGCGCACTGCCCGATCAGGCCAAGGGTTATGTGGAGGCGATCCTGGAGTCGACCGAGCGGTTGGGCCTGCTGGTCGACGACGTGCTCGACCTGACGGTGGCGGCGGATGGCGCTGCGCGGTTCGAGGATGTCGATCTGGGGCAGGTGGTGCGCGCGGCGGCGGATACGCTGCGGTCGGCCGCGAACCGGCGCCGGCTCGACTTCGCGGTGGAGGTGGCGCGCTCGGTGGGGCGGATCAGTGGCGATCGCAGACGGCTGAAGGAAGCGGTGGAGCACCTGTTGCGGCATGCGATCGAGCATACGCCGGAGGGCGGTCGCGTGCTGCTGCACGCGGACGGCGATGCGGCGCGGGCGCGGATCATCGTGTCCGACGACGGACCCGGCATGGAGGCCGAGGCGGTCGCCCATGCGTTTGACCGGTTCGCCGAGCCTGCGATCAAGGCGACCGGCGGGCGCGCGCTGGGGCTGGGCCTGCCGCTCGCCAAGCAATTCGTCGAGACGCATGGCGGCACCGTGTCGCTGGTATCCGAACTGGGCGCGGGCACGCTGGCGACGGTGGAGCTGCCGCGCCGTCAGGGATGACTTGGCAGCGTCGTCGCTCTATCCCGGCGTGATGCTGATCCTTCCCGACGCAGCCGCCACCGAGGCGTTCGGCCGTGCGCTGGCCACCCGTGTACGCCCCGGCGACATGATCACGCTGGAAGGGCCGCTTGGCGCCGGCAAGACGAGCATCGCGCGCGGCCTGCTCGCCGCACTCGGGCTGGCGGGCGAGGCGCCGTCGCCCAGCTTCGCGATCGTGCAGCCCTATGCCCCGCCCGAGGTCGATTTCCCCGTTCTGCATGTCGATCTGTATCGGCTCGACGCCGCGGACCAGTTGGAGGAACTGGGGCTGGAGGAAGCGCGCTGGGATTCGCTGTTGGTCGTGGAATGGCCCGATCGGGCGGGGCCCGACGCATGGCCCGATGCTCTCGCTTTATCGCTGGAGATGACGCCGGATGGCGGTCGCCGCTTGACAGCGAAGGTGCCGGAGGCATGGGAGCAGCGATGGCCGATATGACCCCGCCCGCCGATGCGCCCGCCTTTCTCGCGACCTGTGGCTGGGAGGGTGCGGCAATCGCGCCGCTCGCCGGCGACGCATCGTTCCGCCGCTATTTCCGGGTGACCGACGGCACGCGCAGCGCGGTGCTGATGGATGCGCCGCCACCGCATGAGGACCCGCGGCCGTTCCTGTCGGTCGCACGCTGGTTGACCGCCAAGGGCTTTGCCGCGCCGGCGATCCTGGGGCTGGACGAGGCGCGCGGGCTGGTCTTGCTCGAAGATTTCGGCGATGCCCGGATGCGCGAAGCGATCGAGGCGGATCCGGATGCGACCACGCCGCTCTATGCGGCGGCGGTCGACCTGCTGGTCGCCCTGCGCGCGCATGCACCGGAAGGATTGGCGCCGTACGACGCGGCGGTCCTGCACCGCGAGGTGGACCTGTTCACCCAGTGGTATGCGCCCGCCGTCGGGCGGCAAGTCGATACCGCCGGCTACCGCGCGGCATGGGATGCCGTGTTTGCGCACGTCCTGACCGACAAGCCGGTCGCCGTGCTGCGCGACTATCATGTCGAGAACCTGATGCTGGTCGACCCTCAGCGGTCGCTGGGGCTGCTCGACTTTCAGGACGCGCTGGCCGGGCACGCCGCCTACGACCTCGTCTCGCTGTTGCAGGATGCACGCCGCGACGTGGAGCCGTCGATCGAGGAGGCGATGCTGGCCCGCTATCTGGCCGCGACGGGCGAGGGGGATGGCTTTCTGAACGCCTATCATGTGCTGGGCGCGCAGCGGAACGCGAAGATCCTCGGCATCTTCACCCGCCTTTGGCAGCGCGACGGCAAGGCGCGCTACACCGCCTTGTGCCCGCGCGTCTGGGCCTATCTGGAGCGCGACCTGTCGCAGCCGGTACTGGCGCCCGTTGCCGCATGGTTCGCGGACAATATCCCGCCCGAATTGCGCGGCGATCCCGGAGTGCTGGCGGCATGAGCCGGCCGCGTGCCTTGCGCCCGCTGCCCGGCGGCACCGTTCCCACGACCGCGATGGTGATGGCGGCGGGGCTGGGCAAGCGGATGCGCCCGCTGACCGCCACCCGTCCCAAACCGCTGATCGAGGTCGCGGGCAAGCCGCTGATCGATCACGTCTTCGACAGGCTGCGTGCCGCCGGCATCGGCCGCGCGGTGGTCAACGTCCATTATCTGGCGGACACGCTGGAGGCGCATCTGGCGGATCGCTATCCGGACATGGAGATCGTCATCTCCGACGAGCGTGGGCGCTTGATGGAAACCGGCGGCGGGCTGGTACAGGCGCGCGGCCTGCTCGGTGACGGACCCGTGCTGGTCGTCAACAGCGACAATCTGTGGCTCGACGGGCCGATCGATGCGATCCGGCTGCTTGCCTCGCGCTGGGACGATGCGGCGATGGATGCGCTGCTGCTGATGGTGCCGCTGGCGCGGGCGCATAACCATGGCGGGCAGGGGGATTTCCACCTTGCCGCCGATGGCCGCATCACCCGGCGGCGGCGGGCGGGCACGGTCGCCCCCTTCTGTTATACCGGTATCCAGATGCTGCATCCGCGGCTGATCGCCGACTGGCCGGAAGGGCCGTTCTCCACCAACCTGTTCTGGGACCGCGCCATGGCGGCCGGCCGCGCTTACGGTCAGGTGCACCAAGGCCTGTGGTTCGATGTCGGCACGCCCGGCGCGATCCGCCGTACGGAAATGCTGCTCGCCGATGGCTGAGCTTCGGGGGCCGCGACTTTACACCATTCCGGCGCATCGCGGTTTTGCCGATGCGCTCGTCGCCGGGCTGAAGCGGCGGGCGGGGGATGATCCGCTGGCGCTGGCGCAAGGGGCGATCCTGCTGCCGAACAACCGGGCGGTGCGCGCGGTGACGGATGCGTTCGTGCGGGCGAGCGGCGCGGGTCTGATCCTGCCGCGCATGGTCGCGCTGGGTGACCCGGAGGCGGGCGAGACCGCCGGCGCCGCGCTCGACCCGGCGGATGCCGCCGCACCGCCGCCGCCCGCCATCGCACCCTATGCCCGCCGCATGATCCTGGCCCGACTGGTCGCGGAGGAACGCGCGCACGCCGGCCAGCCGATCAACGCGGCGGAGGCGGTGCGCCTTGCCGGCGATCTCGCCCGCACGCTGGACCAGTTGCTGGTCGAACAGGTGCCGCCGACGGCGCTGCGCGACATCGATCTGGGCGACCTGAACGCCCATTGGCAGCGCGCACTGGCGACGTTCAACGTGGTGCTGGATCGCTGGCCCGCCGAGCTGGCGCGTGCCGGCATGATCGATGCGGCCGACCGCCGCACCCGGCTGCTCGACCGGCTGACCGAACGCTGGACCGCCACGCCGCCCACGGGCTTCGTCTGTGCGGCCGGCATCACCGATACCGCGCCCGCCGTCGCGCGTCTGCTCCGCTGCGTGTCGGAGATGCCGCGCGGGTCGGTGGTGTTCGCCGGGCTCGATCTGGCGATGCCGATCGAGGAATGGGACGCGCTGGGCCCGCACCAGGCCGATCCCGTCACCGGGCGCCGTCGCCGATCGATCGAGACGCATCCGCAATTCGTTCCCAAGCTGATGCTGGACCGCATGGGCGTCGGCCGGGGCGAGGTGAAGACGTGGCGCGGCGGCACCGAATATGATGCCGGCGCCGCGCGCGGACGCGCCATCGCCAACGCGCTGGCGCCTGCCGACTTCACGGGCAAATGGACCGACCTGCCCGCCGAGGACCGGCGCCTGCGCGGCGTGTCCTCGATCGACCTCGCC encodes the following:
- a CDS encoding sensor histidine kinase yields the protein MIVLDTVQALALGAVICLLLLGSAAMIYFGTAARTTARRRAGEMAHAAALLRSAPALPMLVRADGRVEMSARLADWLGFSEVPRFLAELVGEGVGLSAQDGALLTADVGAAQRGGRSFTRALRPQGSGRSLVLKGARAPLELGANGSVVVWAFDGTESEAEIARLGGEAARLGGAFEALTGLIEAAPLPMWYREADLRLTMVNSAYVDAVEGRDAADVVSRGLELVEGSGRGGPLAGAAAARDKGRPHEQILPATIDGARRSLRIYDVPLPTGGIAGFAIDIEDLEQSRAGAKRFAEAQRAMLDRLSAAVAQFGPDRGLVFCNQPFRRMFAMRSEWLADRPEFDRVLERMREAKRLPEVRDFPGWRTERHEWFRQTEGAIEEHWHLSGGIHLRVVAQALPDGGLLLIFEDRTEQVQLASARDTLLRVRSATFDNLFEALGVFAADGRLQLWNNRFRSLWDVEEEFLAAHPRVDALAAKIANKLMTPNRAELMPELVRSATQDRQQRGGRVAFADGRHFEFAGVPLPDGNALFTMLDITDSRRAEQALRDRADALEAADKVKTAFVANMSYELRTPLTSISGFAEMLHGGYAGALPDQAKGYVEAILESTERLGLLVDDVLDLTVAADGAARFEDVDLGQVVRAAADTLRSAANRRRLDFAVEVARSVGRISGDRRRLKEAVEHLLRHAIEHTPEGGRVLLHADGDAARARIIVSDDGPGMEAEAVAHAFDRFAEPAIKATGGRALGLGLPLAKQFVETHGGTVSLVSELGAGTLATVELPRRQG
- a CDS encoding nucleotidyltransferase family protein encodes the protein MSRPRALRPLPGGTVPTTAMVMAAGLGKRMRPLTATRPKPLIEVAGKPLIDHVFDRLRAAGIGRAVVNVHYLADTLEAHLADRYPDMEIVISDERGRLMETGGGLVQARGLLGDGPVLVVNSDNLWLDGPIDAIRLLASRWDDAAMDALLLMVPLARAHNHGGQGDFHLAADGRITRRRRAGTVAPFCYTGIQMLHPRLIADWPEGPFSTNLFWDRAMAAGRAYGQVHQGLWFDVGTPGAIRRTEMLLADG
- a CDS encoding aminoglycoside phosphotransferase family protein, whose product is MTPPADAPAFLATCGWEGAAIAPLAGDASFRRYFRVTDGTRSAVLMDAPPPHEDPRPFLSVARWLTAKGFAAPAILGLDEARGLVLLEDFGDARMREAIEADPDATTPLYAAAVDLLVALRAHAPEGLAPYDAAVLHREVDLFTQWYAPAVGRQVDTAGYRAAWDAVFAHVLTDKPVAVLRDYHVENLMLVDPQRSLGLLDFQDALAGHAAYDLVSLLQDARRDVEPSIEEAMLARYLAATGEGDGFLNAYHVLGAQRNAKILGIFTRLWQRDGKARYTALCPRVWAYLERDLSQPVLAPVAAWFADNIPPELRGDPGVLAA
- the tsaE gene encoding tRNA (adenosine(37)-N6)-threonylcarbamoyltransferase complex ATPase subunit type 1 TsaE, whose protein sequence is MLILPDAAATEAFGRALATRVRPGDMITLEGPLGAGKTSIARGLLAALGLAGEAPSPSFAIVQPYAPPEVDFPVLHVDLYRLDAADQLEELGLEEARWDSLLVVEWPDRAGPDAWPDALALSLEMTPDGGRRLTAKVPEAWEQRWPI